In Amblyraja radiata isolate CabotCenter1 chromosome 30, sAmbRad1.1.pri, whole genome shotgun sequence, a single window of DNA contains:
- the LOC116990174 gene encoding carcinoembryonic antigen-related cell adhesion molecule 6-like isoform X4, whose amino-acid sequence MMIFGCSMLCLLQLLSNRVSAQWTSDRMLAATGSTIPFPGTDKEFKNVHWGFSDSSRNLLITEVHEGNINIFENYRNRIQVNRSDGSFQLKDVGKADSGHYKMTVDLDPQRTRIRSLEVIDPLSTPSISCEYNPENHTAVLNCTVQRRRATSILWSREGVVLPVSPRQSLSDGNVTFTIWNAEKSDSSYYTCSVGKPSQSNQHHLPAGHRRS is encoded by the exons ATGATGATCTTCGGCTGCTCTATGCTCTGCCTTCTGCAACTTCTCAGCAACAGAGTTTCAG CTCAGTGGACAAGTGACAGGATGCTGGCTGCCACAGGCTCCACTATTCCATTCCCCGGAACTGATAAGGaatttaaaaatgtccactggggCTTCTCAGATTCCAGCCGGAATCTCCTCATTACCGAGGTGCATGAAGGAAATATCAACATATTTGAAAACTATAGGAATCGAATTCAAGTTAACAGATCAGATGGATCCTTTCAATTAAAAGATGTTGGTAAAGCAGACAGTGGCCACTATAAAATGACAGTGGACTTAGACCCACAGAGGACTAGAATTCGATCTCTTGAAGTCATTG ATCCTCTCTCCACACCATCCATCTCCTGTGAATACAACCCTGAGAACCACACGGCTGTGCTGAACTGCACGGTGCAGAGACGGAGAGCGACTTCCATTCTGTGGAGCAGAGAAGGAGTTGTCCTCCCAGTGAGCCCACGGCAGTCCCTGTCTGATGGGAACGTAACGTTTACCATTTGGAACGCAGAGAAGTCAGACTCTAGCTATTACACATGTAGCGTGGGAAAACCAAGTCAGTCGAACCAACATCACCTACCAGCTGGTCATCGAAG ATCATGA